The Mycolicibacterium mageritense genome contains a region encoding:
- a CDS encoding alanine racemase, which produces MTAQPSSDADIANVGADMLYKGLPDNASHLNAAPVSALASGFMWPVAVIHDSALRANAELMAEVCKRFGIEHAPHLKTAMSPELAQLQASHGAWGFTVGSPSQVRHARAWGTRRLVLATESLDSEFLRWICGQLQDDPQFEFYLFIDSVAGAEVAGRHLAGVGSQVGMLIEIGHLGGRAGVRDAESAHTVARAAVDAGLSVAGVAGYEGTVGAQRTTEVETAVTAYLRRLRATAEELDAAGMLDCDRDSFVVSCGGSTFFDLVAEELSHGWALTRPVTTVLRSGCYLLHDHEFYASSSPSFSWSTGLRPALEVWAQVISRPEAQLAILNAGRRDIGFDLGLPIPLRIIDPHSGTERTASGTITELNDQHAYLEIRPDFRLSVGDVVALGLSHPCTTMDKWRALPVIDAENRVVRYVHTYF; this is translated from the coding sequence TTGACAGCACAACCATCGAGCGATGCCGACATCGCCAACGTCGGCGCCGACATGCTGTACAAAGGACTGCCCGACAACGCTTCTCACCTCAATGCCGCGCCAGTGAGCGCGCTGGCCAGCGGGTTCATGTGGCCCGTCGCAGTGATTCACGATTCCGCGTTGCGCGCCAACGCCGAGCTTATGGCCGAGGTCTGCAAGCGCTTCGGGATCGAGCATGCACCGCACCTGAAGACCGCGATGTCACCGGAGCTCGCGCAGCTGCAAGCGTCCCATGGGGCATGGGGATTCACGGTCGGGTCACCATCGCAGGTGCGCCACGCGCGGGCCTGGGGCACTCGCCGGCTCGTTTTGGCCACGGAGTCACTGGACAGCGAGTTCCTGCGGTGGATATGCGGCCAGCTCCAGGACGATCCGCAGTTCGAGTTCTATCTGTTCATCGACTCCGTCGCGGGAGCCGAGGTGGCCGGACGACATCTGGCCGGAGTCGGAAGCCAAGTCGGAATGCTCATCGAGATCGGCCATCTCGGCGGCCGAGCGGGCGTGCGGGACGCGGAGTCGGCACACACGGTCGCGCGCGCTGCGGTCGACGCGGGACTGTCCGTTGCCGGCGTCGCGGGATATGAAGGGACAGTCGGCGCGCAGCGGACGACTGAAGTCGAAACCGCGGTGACGGCCTATCTGCGCCGATTACGCGCAACCGCCGAAGAACTGGATGCAGCCGGCATGCTTGATTGCGACCGTGATTCCTTTGTCGTCAGCTGTGGCGGGAGCACGTTCTTCGATCTTGTGGCCGAAGAACTCAGCCACGGCTGGGCGTTGACGCGACCGGTCACGACCGTGCTGCGCAGTGGTTGTTACCTGCTGCACGATCACGAGTTCTACGCCTCGAGTTCGCCCAGCTTCTCGTGGAGTACAGGCCTGCGGCCTGCGTTGGAGGTTTGGGCGCAGGTGATTTCGCGTCCCGAAGCCCAGCTGGCCATCCTCAATGCTGGACGCCGTGACATCGGGTTCGATCTGGGACTGCCGATCCCATTACGCATCATCGACCCCCATTCAGGTACCGAGCGCACCGCGTCGGGCACCATAACAGAACTCAACGATCAACACGCCTACCTGGAGATACGCCCCGACTTTCGCCTTTCGGTCGGGGATGTTGTCGCACTGGGCCTTTCACATCCCTGTACCACCATGGACAAATGGCGGGCCCTGCCCGTCATCGACGCCGAGAACCGCGTCGTCAGGTACGTCCACACGTACTTCTAA
- a CDS encoding APC family permease produces the protein MTENQMAADPPVAPAGGGTSETGLSGNMGVSSLMLTVLAFSAPIAAVAGFIPFAIMFGGEGATLVFAIATISMLLFAVGYVTMTRWLPKPGSFYAFISAGIGKVTGLGGAFLAVVSYLLILSGCFVFIGLTVTELVSSTGGTASPWWLWAIISWLIVSTLCYFHIEVSAKILSVAMVLEVAIVMVFNVAVVLRGGGATGYSAAPINPANLSHGDFGIALLFAIMIFLGFEATALFRDEVRTPDKTIPRATYGAVLFVGALYTVSCYLLTTAYGTGAVQAATDDPKTMFPSAIGHFAAPVFTQLTFAFIITSELAAAISVHNVTARYIYNLGVDRALPAAFARVHPRHGSPARAAVAVAVIVAVLVVPLGLANRAGEGLDAQLFGLGTVGVLVLMTLVSAAVIAWFTRKGVPPGANRFKCFVAPALAIAALGPTVVLAVLHFDLVVGGAPGQNLGLLLVLAASLVIGAGLALYFRSAKPQVFARLGRADTGEAEHLDAVVPTRM, from the coding sequence ATGACCGAAAACCAGATGGCGGCCGATCCGCCCGTGGCGCCGGCCGGCGGCGGCACTTCTGAAACCGGCCTCTCAGGAAACATGGGGGTGAGCTCGCTGATGCTCACCGTTCTGGCGTTCTCTGCCCCCATCGCCGCCGTCGCCGGCTTCATCCCGTTCGCCATCATGTTCGGCGGCGAGGGCGCGACTCTCGTGTTCGCCATCGCGACCATCAGCATGCTGTTGTTCGCGGTCGGCTACGTGACGATGACACGATGGCTGCCCAAGCCCGGATCGTTCTACGCATTCATCAGCGCGGGTATCGGAAAGGTGACCGGACTGGGAGGCGCATTCCTGGCGGTCGTGTCCTACCTGTTGATACTCAGTGGCTGTTTTGTGTTCATCGGTCTGACCGTGACGGAGCTGGTATCCAGCACGGGGGGAACCGCGAGTCCGTGGTGGCTGTGGGCGATCATCTCCTGGCTCATCGTCAGCACACTGTGTTACTTCCATATCGAGGTGTCCGCCAAGATCCTCAGTGTCGCCATGGTTTTGGAGGTGGCGATCGTGATGGTGTTCAACGTGGCCGTGGTGCTTCGTGGCGGTGGCGCCACCGGATACTCGGCCGCGCCGATCAACCCGGCCAACCTGTCACACGGTGACTTCGGAATCGCGCTGCTGTTCGCGATCATGATCTTCCTCGGGTTCGAGGCCACGGCGTTGTTCCGGGACGAGGTGCGAACCCCCGATAAGACGATTCCGCGAGCGACATACGGTGCTGTGCTTTTCGTGGGCGCGCTGTACACGGTGTCGTGCTACCTATTGACGACGGCCTATGGAACGGGCGCCGTGCAGGCCGCCACCGACGACCCCAAGACGATGTTCCCGAGCGCGATAGGTCATTTCGCCGCGCCCGTATTCACCCAGCTGACGTTCGCGTTCATCATCACCTCCGAACTTGCCGCCGCCATCTCGGTGCATAACGTCACCGCACGCTACATCTACAACCTCGGTGTCGACCGAGCTCTGCCCGCCGCCTTCGCGCGGGTCCACCCACGGCACGGCTCACCCGCGCGCGCGGCGGTCGCTGTCGCGGTGATCGTCGCGGTGCTGGTCGTGCCGCTCGGATTGGCCAACCGTGCGGGCGAAGGGTTGGACGCCCAACTGTTCGGATTGGGCACCGTAGGCGTCTTGGTGCTGATGACCCTCGTCAGCGCAGCCGTGATCGCATGGTTCACCCGTAAGGGAGTCCCGCCGGGCGCCAACCGGTTCAAGTGTTTCGTTGCACCGGCCCTGGCGATCGCCGCGCTCGGCCCGACGGTCGTGCTCGCGGTACTGCACTTCGATCTGGTCGTGGGTGGCGCTCCGGGCCAGAACCTCGGGCTCCTGTTGGTGCTCGCCGCCTCGCTGGTGATAGGTGCGGGCCTCGCCCTGTACTTCCGGTCCGCCAAACCGCAGGTGTTCGCCCGTCTGGGGCGGGCCGACACCGGTGAGGCCGAGCACCTCGACGCCGTCGTCCCCACTCGCATGTGA
- a CDS encoding FadR/GntR family transcriptional regulator, with the protein MSISWDDEAIEQERLHERVARRMARDIVSGRMQEGDIVPPAEVIAQKFAVSRTVGREVLQALSAAGLIDVKHGRKSTVAPAKEWRFLEDLVQQAISREQLAGSLAADLYEVRRLVEIAATEMCAARASDEQLDHIVGLAQRMHDEADDEDGPLDLRRRVAEDLEFHGAIADGSGNLVLARLVADIRRELVPTWAVDQLDLSEVRDVHDAHLTIAKALRNRDVAAARREMARHLDWSIGTTLRRALSAEQLETVDDRWRPDWRTTKKPRQR; encoded by the coding sequence ATGTCGATTTCCTGGGACGATGAAGCTATAGAGCAGGAACGATTGCACGAGCGGGTGGCCCGCAGGATGGCTCGCGACATCGTGTCTGGCCGGATGCAAGAGGGCGACATCGTGCCTCCTGCTGAAGTGATCGCGCAGAAGTTCGCGGTGTCACGCACTGTCGGCCGCGAAGTTTTGCAAGCGTTGTCCGCCGCGGGCCTGATCGACGTCAAACACGGACGCAAGTCGACGGTCGCGCCCGCCAAAGAATGGCGCTTTCTGGAAGACCTTGTGCAGCAGGCCATCTCACGCGAGCAATTGGCAGGCTCGTTGGCCGCCGACCTTTACGAGGTGCGCCGCCTGGTCGAGATCGCGGCCACCGAGATGTGCGCGGCGCGCGCTAGCGACGAACAGCTCGACCACATCGTGGGCCTCGCGCAGCGCATGCATGACGAGGCTGACGACGAAGACGGGCCTCTCGACCTCCGTCGCAGGGTCGCTGAGGATCTTGAGTTCCACGGAGCCATCGCTGACGGTTCGGGCAACTTGGTCCTGGCACGGCTTGTCGCGGACATCCGACGCGAACTGGTCCCCACTTGGGCTGTGGACCAACTGGACCTGAGTGAGGTCCGCGATGTGCACGACGCGCACCTGACCATCGCCAAGGCGTTGCGTAACAGGGACGTGGCGGCGGCTCGCCGCGAAATGGCACGGCATCTGGATTGGTCGATCGGGACAACGCTGCGTCGCGCACTGAGCGCGGAGCAACTCGAAACGGTAGACGACCGCTGGCGGCCGGATTGGCGGACGACCAAAAAGCCCCGGCAACGGTAG
- a CDS encoding DUF1361 domain-containing protein, with the protein MTEARGILLIVSLMATTALTLALGITDPAAPMSYPTKFLVWNLFLAWVPMFFAVGFDLVERRWLLLPLGLGWLAFLPNSPYLVTDLVHLGEGYELWRHVLQYGFAAWTGILLGVVSLLLVHSRIERTFGIVWGWLVVIMSVGLCAVGVVIGRFQRWNSWDLVTRPDAVVAATFEWVRSPLSYVQSTGVALAVAAFFGLAYLTVWSLRGLAL; encoded by the coding sequence ATGACCGAAGCTCGGGGGATTCTGCTGATCGTCTCGCTGATGGCGACGACCGCGTTGACACTCGCACTCGGGATCACCGATCCCGCCGCACCGATGTCCTATCCGACCAAGTTCCTGGTGTGGAATCTGTTCCTCGCCTGGGTCCCGATGTTCTTCGCCGTGGGATTCGACCTGGTCGAACGGCGCTGGTTGCTGCTGCCACTGGGTCTGGGTTGGCTGGCGTTTCTGCCGAACTCGCCGTACCTGGTGACCGACCTGGTCCATCTCGGCGAAGGCTACGAGCTGTGGCGGCACGTGCTGCAGTACGGATTCGCCGCGTGGACCGGCATCCTGCTGGGCGTCGTGTCACTTCTGCTCGTCCACAGCCGGATCGAGCGCACGTTCGGCATCGTCTGGGGCTGGCTGGTGGTCATAATGTCGGTGGGACTGTGTGCGGTCGGCGTGGTGATCGGCCGGTTCCAGCGGTGGAATTCATGGGATCTGGTGACCCGGCCCGACGCCGTCGTCGCGGCCACGTTCGAATGGGTGCGCTCTCCACTGTCCTACGTGCAGTCGACCGGAGTGGCGTTGGCCGTCGCGGCGTTCTTCGGGCTGGCCTACTTGACGGTGTGGTCGTTGCGTGGGCTCGCGCTCTAG
- a CDS encoding SDR family NAD(P)-dependent oxidoreductase, giving the protein MFCSDYSNLTSDVALVTGSSGGIGSAIVTELKGLGMTVVGVDNTSTELGAEDHLITADLVAADMDQLVNEAEAACGKPFGVLVNCAGVSVDTPAENLRRPEIERVLAVNLVAPLELSIAVGRRMLERGYGRIVNITSIHGRAGAIGCLPYDASKAGLDNATRTMAAEWSRRGVLVNAVAPGFVRTAMCTDERLAQPWFTDGYVSSGRLPLGRAATPDEIARPVAWLASRQNTYITGQVVYADGGLYSTF; this is encoded by the coding sequence ATGTTCTGCAGTGATTATTCTAACCTAACCTCCGACGTCGCCCTCGTCACGGGATCCAGCGGCGGAATCGGCTCCGCCATCGTCACAGAGCTCAAGGGCCTCGGAATGACGGTCGTCGGCGTTGACAACACCAGCACTGAGTTGGGCGCCGAAGACCATCTGATCACCGCAGACCTCGTCGCGGCAGACATGGATCAGCTGGTGAACGAAGCCGAGGCGGCGTGCGGCAAGCCATTCGGCGTGCTCGTCAACTGCGCCGGAGTGAGCGTCGATACCCCTGCAGAGAACCTGAGACGTCCCGAAATCGAGCGAGTGCTCGCGGTCAACCTCGTGGCGCCCCTCGAACTCTCAATTGCTGTGGGGCGGCGCATGCTTGAGCGCGGATACGGCCGCATCGTGAACATCACATCAATACACGGGCGCGCCGGCGCAATCGGCTGCCTGCCCTACGACGCGTCAAAGGCCGGTCTCGACAACGCGACTCGCACCATGGCCGCGGAATGGTCGCGGCGCGGCGTACTCGTCAACGCCGTAGCGCCCGGTTTCGTCCGCACGGCCATGTGCACCGACGAGCGCCTGGCGCAACCATGGTTCACCGACGGGTACGTTTCCAGCGGCCGTCTGCCGCTGGGCCGGGCCGCCACTCCGGATGAGATCGCGCGGCCCGTCGCCTGGCTCGCCAGCCGCCAGAACACCTACATCACGGGTCAAGTTGTCTACGCCGACGGAGGCCTGTACAGCACCTTTTGA
- a CDS encoding cytochrome P450: protein MTVTETRPASDCPATRDYLPWKDPALRIDPYPFYARAQAEAPVSRDEDGTFVLTKFEDLMHYGRLPSVIIAPEWEKAGAWRILKDMALGHDEPDHTRLRRLTSKWLTPKRIQDWVKITASVTDEILDRIGEDGLVDGSDLAVEATHVTVCRLLQVPEDEIDSVRREMRNAMPVLSAVPDADDFAACERAHEYLRARTAFLIEHSRANPGTGLLDYLLDLQDRGEMTEAEVFATTLFFYFVGHMDASYLISSGLHLFTRRQDIFDAFRAEPDVRQAIVTELVRFDAPEPVITRTTTEDLVIRGVLIPAGSVLRLVMGAANRDPDVFDNPHEFDFRRPPEQSRNLTFSFGSHSCQGRLLAEAEVRVVWERIAARYSRIELAAPPVIKNTDASRHYHTLPLRLHP from the coding sequence ATGACAGTGACCGAGACGCGACCGGCGAGCGACTGTCCGGCGACCCGGGACTATCTCCCGTGGAAGGATCCGGCGCTTCGCATCGACCCCTACCCCTTCTACGCCCGAGCGCAGGCCGAGGCACCGGTTTCCAGGGATGAAGACGGCACCTTCGTCCTCACCAAGTTCGAAGATCTCATGCACTACGGTCGTCTCCCGTCGGTGATCATCGCACCGGAGTGGGAGAAGGCGGGGGCCTGGCGCATTCTCAAGGACATGGCCCTTGGGCATGACGAACCCGATCACACCCGGCTACGTCGATTGACCAGTAAGTGGTTGACCCCCAAGCGGATCCAGGACTGGGTCAAGATCACAGCGTCGGTCACCGACGAGATCCTCGATCGCATCGGCGAAGACGGTCTCGTCGACGGATCCGACCTCGCCGTCGAGGCCACCCATGTCACGGTGTGCCGGTTACTGCAGGTTCCCGAAGACGAGATCGACTCGGTCCGCCGAGAGATGCGCAACGCCATGCCCGTGCTCAGTGCCGTTCCCGACGCCGACGACTTCGCAGCTTGTGAACGGGCGCACGAATACCTGCGGGCGCGCACGGCCTTCCTGATCGAGCACAGCCGGGCGAATCCGGGGACCGGGCTGCTCGACTATCTGCTGGATCTGCAGGATCGCGGCGAGATGACCGAGGCCGAAGTCTTTGCCACGACACTGTTCTTCTACTTCGTCGGGCACATGGACGCCAGCTATCTGATCTCGTCCGGCCTGCATCTCTTCACCCGCAGGCAGGACATCTTCGACGCGTTCCGCGCCGAACCTGACGTGCGGCAGGCCATCGTCACCGAGCTCGTCCGCTTCGATGCGCCGGAACCGGTGATCACCCGAACGACGACCGAAGACTTGGTCATCCGGGGTGTCCTTATCCCCGCCGGCAGCGTTCTGCGTTTGGTGATGGGCGCGGCGAACCGCGACCCGGATGTGTTCGACAATCCGCACGAATTCGACTTCAGGCGTCCGCCAGAGCAATCGCGCAATCTGACGTTCAGCTTCGGCAGCCACAGCTGCCAGGGACGGCTGCTGGCCGAAGCCGAGGTCCGCGTGGTGTGGGAACGCATCGCTGCGCGCTACTCCCGTATCGAACTTGCCGCGCCGCCCGTCATCAAGAACACCGACGCGTCACGGCACTACCACACATTGCCACTTCGTCTGCACCCGTAG
- a CDS encoding cupin domain-containing protein → MTTSSTASETAVILGDVSSVELEDWGPLPEATGEPMATAGKKLWTGEGIREVGIWQCAPGPSRWVFETNETITMLGGRMTVTEEGGEPHEVKIGDNAVFPKGWTGTWDIHETVLKIYTVF, encoded by the coding sequence ATGACCACGTCAAGCACTGCATCGGAGACCGCGGTGATCCTCGGTGACGTCAGCTCAGTGGAGCTCGAGGACTGGGGCCCGCTGCCCGAGGCGACCGGCGAGCCGATGGCGACTGCCGGCAAGAAACTGTGGACCGGCGAGGGCATCCGCGAGGTCGGGATATGGCAGTGTGCCCCCGGTCCCTCGCGCTGGGTGTTCGAAACCAACGAAACCATCACCATGCTGGGTGGCCGGATGACCGTCACCGAGGAAGGCGGCGAGCCACACGAAGTGAAAATCGGCGACAACGCAGTTTTCCCCAAAGGCTGGACCGGCACGTGGGACATCCATGAGACCGTGCTGAAGATCTATACGGTCTTCTGA
- a CDS encoding SDR family NAD(P)-dependent oxidoreductase → MADRLALVTGAASGIGRASVQALVEAGWQVALADRDPAVEHVASEMGAVGTVLDVRDTASVDAWANSHQGAVALVNSAGICAGEYLIDSTDEDWNTVMDINLMGSVRVLRAFARNRVAAGGGGAAILIASNNAFWPCRSISQYCASKAAVTMLGKTAASELGEHQIRVNVVAPGETDTPMTHEALEDEDEMREIVRRTPLGRIGYPSDIGAAVRMLLSPDASWITGQLISVDGGISLRGESDLNPVHQEG, encoded by the coding sequence ATGGCCGACCGACTTGCCCTCGTCACCGGCGCCGCCTCCGGGATTGGCCGCGCCAGTGTGCAGGCCCTCGTCGAGGCAGGGTGGCAGGTGGCCTTGGCCGACCGCGATCCCGCCGTGGAACACGTCGCCTCGGAAATGGGTGCGGTGGGGACGGTCCTCGACGTACGGGACACCGCTTCCGTTGACGCTTGGGCGAATTCACACCAGGGTGCCGTCGCCCTGGTCAACTCTGCGGGAATCTGCGCCGGTGAATACCTCATCGATTCCACCGATGAGGACTGGAACACGGTCATGGACATCAACCTGATGGGTTCGGTGCGCGTGCTGCGGGCCTTCGCCCGTAACCGCGTTGCTGCAGGCGGCGGCGGAGCGGCCATTCTGATCGCATCGAACAACGCATTCTGGCCGTGCCGCAGTATCAGTCAATACTGCGCGTCGAAGGCGGCCGTGACGATGCTGGGAAAGACTGCAGCGTCCGAACTCGGCGAGCACCAAATCCGCGTCAATGTCGTGGCTCCCGGCGAGACCGACACTCCGATGACCCATGAGGCGCTCGAAGACGAGGACGAGATGCGGGAGATCGTCCGGCGTACGCCGCTCGGCCGCATCGGTTATCCCTCTGATATCGGGGCAGCCGTGCGCATGCTGCTTTCCCCCGACGCATCGTGGATCACCGGCCAGCTGATCTCTGTCGACGGCGGAATCAGTCTGCGTGGCGAGTCTGACCTCAACCCCGTTCACCAGGAAGGCTGA
- a CDS encoding class I SAM-dependent methyltransferase, producing the protein MTAILLAEHVPDDGRVLVLGAGGGLELKTFAQAHPAWSFDGVDPAREMLQLAEETLGPLLSRVRLHQGYIDDAPTTPFDGATSLLTLHFLDADERRRTVEQVRRRLRPGAPFVVAHFSIPHRNEDDRAVWLSRYMAFARAGGIDASTIASARAAIDTQLHILTPDEDMQVLRDAGFTDISQFYAGFTFRGWVGYAAR; encoded by the coding sequence ATGACGGCGATCCTGTTGGCCGAGCACGTACCGGACGACGGAAGAGTACTGGTACTCGGTGCCGGCGGCGGCCTGGAACTCAAAACGTTCGCGCAGGCTCATCCCGCATGGTCATTCGACGGCGTCGACCCGGCGCGCGAGATGCTGCAACTGGCAGAGGAGACGCTGGGCCCGCTGTTGTCGCGGGTCCGACTCCACCAGGGCTACATCGACGACGCACCCACCACCCCATTCGACGGGGCGACCAGCCTCCTGACACTGCACTTTCTCGATGCCGACGAGCGGAGGCGAACTGTCGAGCAAGTACGCCGGCGGCTGCGGCCAGGAGCCCCGTTTGTCGTCGCGCACTTCAGCATTCCCCACCGCAACGAAGACGACCGCGCGGTGTGGCTGTCCAGATATATGGCCTTTGCACGGGCAGGCGGGATCGATGCTTCGACCATCGCGTCCGCCCGCGCAGCGATCGACACGCAACTGCACATCCTCACACCCGACGAAGACATGCAGGTGCTACGGGACGCGGGATTCACCGACATCAGCCAGTTCTATGCCGGATTCACCTTTCGCGGTTGGGTTGGGTACGCGGCGCGCTAA
- a CDS encoding Rid family hydrolase: protein MDIISTPLAPRPAGAYGQAVVASGFVFTAGMAPVDPQTGDVIGTGIGEQTRRTLDNLHAVLQAAGSDLDKVVKVTVHLEDVERDWAEFDSVFGERFGAHRPARTTVGSRLGDILVEIDAIALAP, encoded by the coding sequence ATGGACATCATCAGCACCCCGCTCGCACCCCGCCCAGCTGGCGCATATGGACAGGCCGTCGTCGCGTCAGGTTTCGTCTTCACCGCTGGCATGGCTCCCGTCGACCCGCAGACTGGCGATGTCATCGGCACCGGTATCGGTGAGCAGACACGACGCACCCTGGACAACTTGCATGCCGTGCTCCAAGCCGCCGGTTCGGACCTCGACAAAGTCGTCAAGGTCACGGTCCACCTCGAAGACGTCGAACGGGATTGGGCGGAATTCGATTCCGTTTTCGGCGAGCGCTTCGGCGCTCATCGCCCCGCGCGTACGACGGTGGGCTCGCGCCTCGGCGACATCCTGGTCGAGATCGACGCCATCGCTCTGGCCCCGTAG